GGTTGAAAAAATCAAATCCTGTATATCCATTAAGATTATACCCTTGACGATGTTGCTCATTTATTGTTTCAGTCAAGCTAATGGCAAGGGTATCAATTTTATCACGATATTCGGGAATATAGGAATCACGGGTATCCATTAAGCCTTTTATGCGTCCCCCCGTAATATTCATTTCACGACGACTCGCCTTGACTCGAACCGACAAGGTGGTAGTATCACCCTGTCGAGCTCCGGGTTTTTCGTATACTTCAAGCTCATTTACAGTCGTGGGAGATAGAAGAATATTTCCTCCAGAGGTAATGCTAATAGCACCGCTCTCATTTTCACGGACATCATAATCAATACGTTCAGCAAGATCTTTTAACAATTGGTCACGTCTGTCGCGGCTGTCATTCGCATTTTGTCCAGCCAATTCTACGGAAACAATCTCCTTATTCAAGGTATCAATCTCACGAAGAATCTTATTGGTTTCGTTCACTTCTGCAGATATTTGAGCATTTTGTCCACTCTGCAACTCTCGTAATTCCTTATCAGCATTTTGAAAAACACTGGTTAAGGTGTCAGCTTGAGTACGAAGCATGGCACGCGCAGCCTGATCATCAGGATTATTTGCGAGGTTATCCCATGCATCAAAATATTTTTCCATGTAGTGCTGAATACCATAATCACTCGGCTCTTTTAAAATGCCTTCCACGGTATGAAGTGCACTGTCAACGGCTTCATAATTACCTTTTTCCATTAACTGTCCACGAATCTGCGCATCCAGATGAGTATCACGTACACGCTCAATGGAGATAACATTTACACCGAATCCCATTTGGCCATGGGCAGTATCGCGGCGATAATCTGCTCCGAGAGATAAACGTTTGCGAGAATAGCCCTGTACATCAGCATTGGCGATATTATGACCGGTAACATTGAGCCCCATCTGCGAAGCATGCAGGGCTCTATTACCGATATTTAATGAAGAAAAACCGCCCATGATGTGCCTCCTTAGGCCTTTCTATTTATCATATTCTTCGCGCTGATATTTTTTTTCGGCGCTGCGTATAGCCGGAATCACTCTCAGAAAGTCCCGCAATCATTTCGACATCTTTCTGTATCGCGCCGAGATTTGCTTCTATAATCCGACTGTTCTCTGTGCTAATAGATCGGTTTTTCTGAACCGCATCTTTAAGCTTTTTTCGAAGACTGAGTATTTTTCTAGCCTCTTCTGGTGGAGCCACCGCTGCTACAGCTCGTAAACTATACTCCCGTGGGGGAATTCCCTTGATTTTCTCCACACACACTTTTCGCCGACGTTCTAACTCATCTGAAGCGTGAATAAGACCATTTTGTTGCTGCACAGAAACAGAAAGACCAGTTACATCTTTCTCTAAAGCAGTATCCTGTACCATCTTTGCAACATGATATATTTCTTCCTGTACGGAAAGCTGCTTCGTAAGAAGTTGACGCAATTCCTTAAAAGATGTTGTATCACTCATATCCTGCCAATCCTTTCACCGTGTCTATGTACCGGAGTGTTTCCCCAAAGGGAGGAACCCCCCCATATCGATCAACATTTCCAGGCCCGGCATTATATGCTGCTAAGGCTAAGGAAAGATCTCCTTCGTACCGTTCATACATTTTCTTAAAATACCGAGTTCCTCCACGAATATTATCGACAGGATCAAAGCTATCCTGAACCCCCATATCGCGGGCAGTTCCATCCATGAGCTGCATAAGTCCCTTCGCCCCTGCAGGCGACTGAGCCCGAGGCCGCCCAGAGGATTCCGCATGAATAATTGCAGCAATTATATTTTTATCAACAGCAAACTCCTGAGATGCCATGCCAATAATATGTTCATAGGCTGCTGTGGTTTGTGCCGCCACAGAACTCAACCGTTTTTCAGGAGAAGACGGTCTTTCTACTCCTGCTTCATTGGTATCACCGGAAGACACCTGTGATTTTTCAGGCCCATCGATCCTCTCTATGGAAGGGCGAGGCCGCCCCTCACTCTTTAAGCGCGATAGAGCCGACAACGTATTCTCATGGTTTTGAGCCAGTTCCGGCGATACTTGGCGAATAATACCTTGTGAAAGAGAAGAGTCACCTTGCTCGCTCATCAGGCGGGCAATTTCAGAATCAAGCATTTGTTGATACATATCTTCAGCGAGACTCTGAGGAACAAGGGAATTTTGCGGTACGGTGGCACGCATGGAACGCACCATAATATCGGTAAATATCTGCTGAAACTCTCCAGCAACAGCCTTAAGGCGTGCATCATGAGCCAAGTCGGCTCCTTGCATCATACGGTATCGTTCGACAG
The Chitinivibrio alkaliphilus ACht1 DNA segment above includes these coding regions:
- the flgK gene encoding flagellar hook-associated protein FlgK, which gives rise to MGGFSSLNIGNRALHASQMGLNVTGHNIANADVQGYSRKRLSLGADYRRDTAHGQMGFGVNVISIERVRDTHLDAQIRGQLMEKGNYEAVDSALHTVEGILKEPSDYGIQHYMEKYFDAWDNLANNPDDQAARAMLRTQADTLTSVFQNADKELRELQSGQNAQISAEVNETNKILREIDTLNKEIVSVELAGQNANDSRDRRDQLLKDLAERIDYDVRENESGAISITSGGNILLSPTTVNELEVYEKPGARQGDTTTLSVRVKASRREMNITGGRIKGLMDTRDSYIPEYRDKIDTLAISLTETINEQHRQGYNLNGYTGFDFFNPAVTGASDFAVADTIQSNTDNIAAARGGSIDRAGTNEFSVGELSSGEGWVNLTRDGVTQDATNIVNGSVTVTVSLTGGDEVVLEEGVDYAVDYRSGRIQMLNSGYDGNDKTVDFDYMSGNFPGPGNNENAVRIGQLRDSLTMGEGSRKSMSFGDYYGSFIGELGIDRDEASSNLKTRTVLIQEYEERQDSIAGVSLDEEMSNLIRYQRTYQAAARIITTSRDMLDILLNL
- a CDS encoding transglycosylase SLT domain-containing protein → MIGSVERYRMMQGADLAHDARLKAVAGEFQQIFTDIMVRSMRATVPQNSLVPQSLAEDMYQQMLDSEIARLMSEQGDSSLSQGIIRQVSPELAQNHENTLSALSRLKSEGRPRPSIERIDGPEKSQVSSGDTNEAGVERPSSPEKRLSSVAAQTTAAYEHIIGMASQEFAVDKNIIAAIIHAESSGRPRAQSPAGAKGLMQLMDGTARDMGVQDSFDPVDNIRGGTRYFKKMYERYEGDLSLALAAYNAGPGNVDRYGGVPPFGETLRYIDTVKGLAGYE
- the flgN gene encoding flagellar export chaperone FlgN; amino-acid sequence: MSDTTSFKELRQLLTKQLSVQEEIYHVAKMVQDTALEKDVTGLSVSVQQQNGLIHASDELERRRKVCVEKIKGIPPREYSLRAVAAVAPPEEARKILSLRKKLKDAVQKNRSISTENSRIIEANLGAIQKDVEMIAGLSESDSGYTQRRKKISARRI